One Triticum dicoccoides isolate Atlit2015 ecotype Zavitan chromosome 3B, WEW_v2.0, whole genome shotgun sequence genomic window, TGGTGACAATAATATTTTCATCTTAATTATTCGTAGTTTTAGGTGTAAAAGCAAAACAAGGGCTTGCCAAAAGAATCTGTTTCCAACAGTAGATGCAAAACTTCAGATGCATGATTTCTTCAAATTTAGACTGCAATTAATTCAGATAGGAAGCAATAAAATCCCAGAATGGGCAGTCAACGATGTGTACAAGAACATACTTGTATGTGGAGGATGGTGTCACGGCTGTAGATAACATCAAACGTACTGTCTGGGTATGTCTTCGTGGTGCAATCAGCTACTTCAAACTCTACTGCACACTTGCGTCCAATGGCATGCTCGAGTGCAAATGAAACCATGTTTATGGACAGATCAATACCAACAACATGAACATCATAGTTTTCAGCCATATAAAAATCACCACCCCCGATTCCACATCCAACATCAAGCACCTTCTGCCCAGGTTTAAGATCCAGCAAGTCCACAAATTCTTTTGTAGTCTCTGTGAACGACAATAAGTAAGCGGTTGTAACGGTACATTATAAACTAGAATATCACAGGTTTCATAATGACAGATGGTTATATATGCCCTCACCAATTCCACCAGTGCTCACAAAACCTTGCCCAAAAACACGCTCATAGCGCAATATTCCACTGGTTTTGTACTGCACATTATCCAAGAATCGTTGAAATCCCCGGTCTTCTGTTGAGTTGACTTTTTGCCATAGCCAACATATCTAAAACGCGTGGAGTCATATTCATCAATTTCACTAGCTCATGGAAAGTGCATGCATATCTAAAGTGTACAATGGACAGAGAAGTACCTGGTTTTGATTCTTCTTGTTCTTCACATAAGCTCCAACGCACTTGCACGTAAGTAGAGAAAGTTCAGAGGAGCTCCCACTCTGATCAATGGCATGGCCCTCTTTAAATACCTATTTGTAAATCAAATGTTAGCTATTTAAAAGAAAATGCAACCGTATCAATTTGTTGGCAAAAGCTCAGGTAAGCAATGAAAATGACAGAGCATTCAATCCTACACAAAATTATTACGAAGTAATGCAAATGACACTAATTTGTCCTGTGGTATGCATTCTGGAGGCAATAGCTCATATGCAGTAAAGTAGGTAACGATCAATTTCAAATAGAGCAGAAAACAGACTGAAAACTGAAATTGAAATGGGAGAAGAGGCACTAGGCACCAGCGATAGGAAAGTTAGCATTTTCACCTTAGTATAAAACCTTGGTTCACGATAATGTGTCggattcactttcctttttgagtcTCCAGATTGATGGAAACATGATTCTCTAAAGAAGATATGGCCACCAACTTTTAGCCATTTAACCATTCTTTCTACAAGCTTCTCGACCTACAATAAGGGATAAAGGTTAGGAACATtcggaagaaaaaaaaaacagcTAACACATGCCAACAAATTTAGTTTGCATACGAGATGTTATCATTTAGGTTTTTTAAAACCAGGGTTAGCTATTTATCTGGAAAATAAAGGATTAGTAGGATTTTATCATGCCTGAAAATGTTTATTAAATCAAGGATTGATACAATAACCAGGTTCATAAGTGCGTTCTCTTACCTCCGCGTCCGAAAGATACATCAGTAACCAGTTAGAAAATATGAGATCGATGGAGTTATCCTCAATCACCAGGTCCGGAGATGTAACATCAGCACACATGAAGGATGCATTTTTGTAATGGCCATTTATGCTTTCATTCTACAAAGAAAATATATTCAAAAGAGCTCAGTGAACCAGGCAAGCTATGCATGCAGAGATTAAAAGAATGACATCGCAATTCAGACACCCAATATATTTTCttaaatgttgataccttttttatcacaCTTTCAATGAAATCCATTGCGAGGACATGCCCAGCTGTCTTAGCCAGTTCACCAGTAAAGCGACCTATTCCAGCACCAAGCTCCAGCACTGATTTTCCTTCATACGAAGGAAGTAAAGACAGTATCTGAAAAGGAATTGTAGAACTATATGAGAATGGTGATACTACAAGTCGAGGGAGACATGTTACAAAGTTCTCATTTTCAAGAAATCATTTCTGCTTCATGGGAAATACAGATTATTCTAGTACTCTGCATATAGAGTGGTAAGGCTTCGTATATGATACCTGATGTAATATGACATATCAATGTTGAATGTAAAATACAGGAGGAAGGATTTTTGTTATTAAGGAGAATATGAATGTCAAACTTCTATCGAACCAAAAAATGAGTACAACCTCCAAAGGGAAGAAAATATGTAAATTGAGGTTTTTGGTATCATCTCGAGTGGACGGATATTTTCTTGAACCAAACAGGACTCGGGGGAACACTAAAAAGTACGTGTCACTGTCAGCATCACCGATGTTTCGTTGAACGGCACACAATACCTATCAGTTTGGTCCCCAGAATAGTGCAGCACCTCCGAAAGCATCAACGTTTGCAACATGCATTTCTTTCTAGGTACCGCCGATATTATGCTTGATTATACTTGCTGGCGGGTGGGGGCAAAAGCAGTAAATCAACACACATGCTGCCCAGATCAGGCACGTTTTGACAGTGAAGAAACGAAAATATGATGTATCCACAGATAGTACTTAACGATTATCAATCACTGATAAACGGGAAGGGAAATGAAGCGATCTCATGGCGTTATCACCTCGGGGCGCTCCTCCTTGTCCAGATCGGCGGCGCGGGAGTCGAGCATCATGGCCTCGACGGTGAGGTCCCTGGAGTGCTCCTCCCAGTACCTcttctgcgcctccctctcctcctccagcTTCGCCAGCACCCCTGCAACACACACGCGGAGGCACCACGCGTCATTGACTCCACTTGAGCAAACAGAGAAGCCATGCACACCATGTGCTCGACCGTTCTCCCAAACCAAGCGAGAACAGAGATCCGATCCGATCCGGTCGATACGGAACGGTCCTACTTACCGTTGGCAGCgatttcggcggcggcggcggaggcgtccATCTTCGTTCGCGTGGCCGTTAACGGCGAGCTGTTCCGCGTGAATTCAGAGGGGATGGTTCGTTACGGGAGGCGGGCGGGATTAGGAGCCCTCGACGGCGAGGCGGGCGCGGGAGAAGCTGCGGGAGCGGCGGTTGAACGACCTCCCGCGCGGCTGCATCCACGACGGGATCACGTCGAGgttgtggggaggaggaggagcNNNNNNNNNNNNNNNNNNNNNNNNNNNNNNNNNNNNNNNNNNNNNNNNNNNNNNNNNNNNNNNNNNNNNNNNNNNNNNNNNNNNNNNNNNNNNNNNNNNNNNNNNNNNNNNNNNNNNNNNNNNNNNNNNNNNNNNNNNNNNNNNNNNNNNNNNNNNNNNNNNNNNNNNNNNNNNNNNNNNNNNNNNNNNNNNNNNNNNNNNNNNNNNNNNNNNNNNNNNNNNNNNNNNNNNNNNNNNNNNNNNNNNNNNNNNNNNNNNNNNNNNNNNNNNNNNNNNNNNNNNNNNNNNNNNNNNNNNNNNNNNNNNNNNNNNNNNNNNNNNNNNNNNNNNNNNNNNNNNNNNNNNNNNNNNNNNNNNNNNNNNNNNNNNNNNNNNNNNNNNNNNNNNNNNNNNNNNNNNNNNNNNNNNNNNNNNNNNNNNNNNNNNNNNNNNNNNNNNNNNNNNNNNNNNNNCGGACGAGTGGAGCGGGTGTGAACGAACTGTGACGGATGCGGTGGGTGGGTGAGGTTGGAAAGGGTTTTATAGGCGGGCGGGGGGGAGGGCGTCAAGGGTGATCGAGTCGACCGATCCACCGTGAGATCTGCGCCTCGCGGCGGGCGTGGATCCTGGATCGGAGGTTTGATTATTTTATTGATTTCATTTTTGTCGCTTTGGCTGAGCTGATCTGTAGCCTGATTGGACGGCGTGTCCCGGTGGGAAGCCTGACGTTGGTTCAGTTACGGGGGTCGTAGGCATGGTGAATGGGTTTGTTTGTTGAAACTGCCACACGAAATGTGACGAATGAATCTGGAGGACGTGGTGGTCCGTGCTGGCTGACAAATTTCCTTCTCGATTCATCGCCACACCAGTCACCACCAAGTGACCCAGCTAGCCAAATTGATATTCGCATCTATGCATGGTCCCGTCGTGGCTCTAGTAACGACGACACCCATTTTATTAGGCtgatcatagtggagagtaacttagactagtaacatgcatttcATTGTTAGAGTCCGAAACAAAATGAAGCCTCTCCGTGCGTTTGGATTCTCAGCCGTCGGATCGATTTCCTGATTACGTTCTGGCCGTTGGATCTCGGGCTCGGTCGTCTCCAGTCGTCGGATGTTTACCCGGTCGTCTCCAGCTGTCGGATATTTTCCTACAACCGTGTCCCGACCGGCCGTGCCACCGCGCGTAATTACGCTGTCCCGCCGAGGGCATTCTCGTCTTTTCATCCGCTGACGTATAAAAGGCAGCAGCCATGTTTTACCCTAGCCGCCGCTCCTcccgcatcctcttcctcttctcccgcactcgcgcctctcctcttcctccacgccATGGCTCCCCgccctcttcctcgcgccgccaTCTCTGCCTCCTCCCCTCCGGCCGCCACCTCTGCCTCCTCCCCCTCGTGCCGCTCCTCCTCCTACTGTAGGATCCCATCCCCCTCACACCCTTCCTCCTCCCCTCCTGTCATTCCCCTCCCCTAACCCTAGAACTGACGAGGAGTCCGAGCCGCCGTCTGCTGCCGGCCCAAGGTCACCGAGGGGCACGGGCCACGACTCGCGCGGCCGCTGCACCCTGGCGTCGAGCCGCCATCTGCTGCCGGCCAGAGGTCACCGAGGGGCACGGGCCACGACTCGCGCGGCCGCTGCACCCTGGCGTCGGGCCGCCATCTACTGCCGGCCAGAGGTCATCGAGGGGCACGGGCCACGACTCGCCCGGCCGCTGCACCCTGGCGACGCAGGGCCAAAGTTGACGGCTGCGCTTCATCATCACCCGAGaggagctgctactgctgctgctcgccATCATCGGGAGGCTAGGACGCTGCTGCTGCTCCGCTCATGGACATGGAGCCTTCGTCCCTGCTCGCCAAGGTGAGCTCTC contains:
- the LOC119276678 gene encoding phosphoethanolamine N-methyltransferase 1-like, with the protein product MDASAAAAEIAANGVLAKLEEEREAQKRYWEEHSRDLTVEAMMLDSRAADLDKEERPEILSLLPSYEGKSVLELGAGIGRFTGELAKTAGHVLAMDFIESVIKKNESINGHYKNASFMCADVTSPDLVIEDNSIDLIFSNWLLMYLSDAEVEKLVERMVKWLKVGGHIFFRESCFHQSGDSKRKVNPTHYREPRFYTKVFKEGHAIDQSGSSSELSLLTCKCVGAYVKNKKNQNQICWLWQKVNSTEDRGFQRFLDNVQYKTSGILRYERVFGQGFVSTGGIETTKEFVDLLDLKPGQKVLDVGCGIGGGDFYMAENYDVHVVGIDLSINMVSFALEHAIGRKCAVEFEVADCTTKTYPDSTFDVIYSRDTILHIQDKPSLFRSFFKWLKPGGKVLISDYCRSPGKPSEEFAAYIKQRGYDLHDVEAYGQMLQNAGFHDVIAEDRTDQFLKVLQRELAEVEKNKDEFLADFGQEDYDDIVTGWNAKLQRSSAGEQRWGLFIGTK